The DNA region AATTCAAATTCacgtaacttttgatccggagctccgatcgtcgcaccgtttgcggccacgcgaccgcAGTgatgagctctacaaagcccagtacCATTCAAGGTGAGAAAAAtcagatgagaagacaccacatccaactcaaaaccttaaggtgtcaagttaatgagtCTCTCATCTtttaaactcctcactcttccatgctttcttagatgtgggactaacttcaacactcgtcacacttgcaacactaataTGACTAATTATCgtaatcggtcaaggtatggtttatgTTTCGCGTGTTTAATATGTAAGATTTTGTGAAAATTTGGACTAGAGcactataggataagttgaaacGATTAATTGTGTTAAATTATTAGTCTTTATGGTATTGATAGATAAGTTGATGTGGGCATGTGTTGAGTAATTGATAATGTGAGTTGaatgcaaatatatatatgtatgttagtATAATGATGATGGATGAAGGGTTGATGATTATGGCAATTTAATGATATGGTTGAGATTGAGTGGTGTTTATGTGAAATTGTTGGTATGGTTATTTTGATTAATGTTATGGTGATGAGTTAATAAGATTGTTGTTGTTACTGAAATTCTGTTGATTGGTTGGTTCATTATTGTTAAAAGAAGTGtagaaaaagaataagagaaaaaaaagtacAATAATAAGTTTGTGTAATCACAATGAAATGTGTAATCACaatgaaaaaaggaaagaaaagtggTGGCTATTGTGGGACGGTGGTGAACATATTTAAATGTGGTCTATATAACCACTAATAATTGAGTTAACTTAATTGAATTTAATGATCAAAATACTTAGTCATATAGTATGACCAcacataaaatattattaataaagagTTAAAATCTgtctatttaataaaaaaatgtaacaaCTTTTATTTAATGATATGACCGTTATAAATCAATTATACGTTATAATTCGGCCATAAATGTTATAGATCGGTTATCAATAACGATCatcaaaataaatatcaaaaggCTCAAATGCACTATTACTCTCCGTTTAATGGCAAAATTACTCGGAGACTCAACCATTATCTAAAAGAGTAAGAATGTTATTTAGATTGTTGCAACTTGCAAAGCTCATTATTCACTTAATGACTTGAGCGTCAGAATGTCTTTTGTAGGTATCTACTCTCTTGTTCTCTTATTTTTAACGTATAACTCATCTCGACGAAAAGCTTATAGAAACTAATCGGCGGATGAGCTATACAGCGGCCAACCTCCACAGGAACAATTGGCACCCACCGTGGGGTCTAGAAACAAAAACCCTTCTTTCTTTATGTCCCAATCACTTTGACCCCTATGATGGCAACCCCCTATGATGGGCATGGgggataaaaaaaaaacacgtcAAGAAATTTTGATCTATGATGATAGTGAACAATGCTTCTGATCTTATTCTatgtcattatttttctatctttttagacggtcctgcacttgaaTGGTTTTCATCTATGCTTGCAGGTTCAATTTCACGCTTTTAGGAGCTAGCTAAGCAATTCAAAGATTAGTTCACTGCATCTTCCATCTATCTACATGATTCTGACTATCTGAACATTATCAAGCAAGGGCAGCACAAAAGTTTAAGGGAGTATGTCACCCATTTTACCAAAGTAGCGATGAGCATCCCAAACCATCACCCTAAGGTACATCGGCATGCTATAAAAAGTGGACATTGTCCCGAAAAGTTTCAAGAAGCCATCATAGTGGCCAAACCCAAAACCTTGGCCAAGTTTTGAAAGAAAACCAAGGGTCAAATGGAAGTTGAAGAGCTGTACCAAGCTAAAAAATCCGAGAAGAATCAAAACAATAAGGATGACAATAAAGTTCGGGACAACAAAAAACCTTTCCGGTTGACACCGCGTTACAAATCTTATACCCATTTCAACACTAAAAGGGAGGAGATCATCAAAGAAATACTAAATTTAAAGCTAATCAAACCTCCTCGAAAGGCTGCAACCTACCAAGATACGAATAATATGGACAAGACAAAGTACTATGCTTTTCATAAAAAACACCGGCACACTACTGATGAGTGTGTTGTAGCCAAAGATTTGCTCGAGCGCTTAGCTCAGCAAAGACATCTGGACAAATACATCGGTGACCAATCTTCTCAGGATAAGGACATAGCATATACAGCTCAGCCCAATCAACCCCGAGGTGTGATTAATTGCATATTTGGGGGCTTTGCTGGAGGTGGAGCATCAAGCTCCACTTGTAAATTCACTTACCGAGCTATGATCGCTGTAGAAAGCACCATCAACAGTCATCAAACTTTGCCCATCTTCCCTGAAATGACGTTCCAACGGTCCGATTTCAATTCAACTGAACTTAATTCAGACGATCCAATTGTCATCTCTATTCAATTGGGAGACCTAATAGTTCGGAAAGTTTTGCTGGACCCAGGAACCAGTGCCAATGTTCTATTTCACTCCACATTTAAGAAAATAAAGTTgagtgattgatgagcggatattttatacgctttttggcatagttttcatatagtttttaatatatttcatttagtttttattaagtttttacaggttttagtgttaaattcatatttttggattccactttgagtttgtgcatttttgtaccatttcaagtattttctggctgaaattgaggagttggagcaaaagtctgattcaaagacagagaaagcactgcaaatgCTGTCCAAATCAAACCTCCTTGCACTTGGAAGAAATTTTCTGGGGCTGCAGAAGTTCAAagggagcgttctcaatggctatagaaagctgacattaagagctttctagcaatgtaaaatagtatatactttgcttcggattaaaaggcccaaatttggcgtccaacgccagcttcctgtcccctttctggcgtccagcacccaaagagcagagcccagcgtccaaacgcccagagaggaccccctagccagtgttaaacacccaaaagacctcatagcacgtggatctcatcaaagctcagcccaaacactcaccaagtgggacccaaaagtgaattttagcattAAAAATAcagttttacccttactagtcattagttagtatttaagggattttatttatgttattcgaACACTTTTTACACATCTCATTTAGCATACAcatttttaccattgtattttacatcagtatgagtttctaaacctcctacgttgaggggaggagccctattGAGcactatgaattaataaaagtattactatttcttcttcgatccgtgtgtAATTAATTCTAAGAACTTCAATGTGATGGATAGGATGATCAATGACAATCAGCTCTATTCATCACATTACAacaaacgtgcctgacaaacacccacgtctatttcggttcgtgtgaatacttcagCAGAAAACACGCACCGCCAGCTTCAATCATACATCtttcagacggctaatccacgactttgtttgggacttctcgagacactagttcagcTGATTTCAAGGATATTAGGGTCTCTgtagtagaggctagaaccatatgatgcagcattctctgacccggaagatctgaccttgtttgtggcgttctgactaggatcattaaggagaatggactgtacgcgcTCCACCCTCAAGCggagatggatccacactaaccctggggttcagatccggaGGAGTATTGACGACCTCTCAATAAAGTCACCAATCAATTACAGCCTGCCATTAAAGAGATCACtgacaagcaaagaagacagtaataccagagttaattcagaaaggctaagcaactccaatcctcaattATAATCTTTTTTTACTGATTTCTTTGATAAAATACCTTATACCCTTCTCTCATATTCCTACTACTGATTCCACTTAGTTTACAGAGTatctttattagttatatgtcttcatagtTTTATGATCTCACaaccaacaaccttctgatctgcctgactaagacctgcaagataaccatagcttgcttcaaacaacaatcctcgtggggtCGACCTTGAATCGCTCAGGTATTGTCTGGATgatccaatgcacttgctggtacaacagtatGAAGGTATGGGAATTCGTGCTACCAAATTTTTGACACCGTTGtcggagattgttgagtttggacaaactgatggATTGTCTCGCTCCCTAGGtcaggtaatttattttatttaatttgagtcttttaatgtttgttttcttcttcctacACCTTTTTCAAGAAATATTTGTCTTTTCTGTGTTTAATTTTTGTTCCTGATTTGAGAGCCTttgtttgtgttcttgttgagtcttttatttttatttttatttttattttcttcttctctattttttcgaaaaaattttaaaaagcttttcaaaaatattttttcttttctttgttcaatttttgttcttGATCTGAGTCTTGTTGCTTGTGTCACAggtaattttctaaatttttgagtcctttttctaaaaatatttcaaaattagtgcctttttgtttgagtcttgtttcaaattttaagtttggtgtttgattcttttattttgttcttggttaaatttttatattctttGAATCTTTGTCTTTGTTCTTACAGCAATTTTCGATTTTTCgaatctttctttcaaaaaaaattttcaaaaatagtttcttagGTTAAATCCtgtttcaatctttaagtttggtgttttcttatatttttttctttcaatttttcaaaaatttaatgttaGATgttcaaaagttttaagtttggtattcttcgtatgttcttgtgttctttaaattttttgagtcttgttcctGGTGTTCTTgttggtcttcaaagtgttctagagtcctttttgtgttttgatcttaaaatttttaaatttggtgttcctatgtgttttcctccaaaattttcgaaaataaggaacattagatctaaaaattttaactcttgtgtcttttacttgtttttctctttcatcactaaattcaaaaataaaaatatattttctaacttaattttacttaattttcaaaaattttcaataaaaattcaaattttaatttcaaaattttatcttatcttatcttatcttaatttttaattttcaaaaattaaaccatattaaaaataaaaatcctatctttttcaaaaatctcacctttttcaaaatcttatctcatctttttcaaaatttaaaacttaagaattcaaatttcaaattttcaaaattaaacctttccaaaaatcaaatcttttttcaaatctctatcttatcctgttgactttttcaaaaaattcaaaatttaagatttcaaaatttaaaatttaaaattctaaatttcaaaattcagatttcaaatttcaaaatttaaactttaattttcaaatttcaaatcataaattcaaatctctttttaattaattacttatattctctcttttctttttcaaacttcctaactaactcttctctttccTAATTTTTGAATTCTCCTCTTcgactcttctctcttctttttcgaatttcattcctttcaattaattaattttaattttggtttaaataaataaaataaaataaaataatattttaattattatttatcttctctACTTCTATCTCTTCTACTCCTCCTTCTATCTTcatccttctttctcttcttctacctttctccatcatgaacctaaatgggaatgaagagttcagaaAAACTCTGGAATCTTATACAAATCCCACTACTGACTTttatggaagaagtattagcatacctcacgtcagagcaagtagctttgaattgaatcCTTAGCTTATTACTCTAGTGCAGTaaaactgccagtactctggGCTTCCACAGGAAAAACCTATAGAGTTCCTAGCAGATTTCTTAaagattactgacacagtacacagTGAGAGaatagaccaagatgtctacagattattgctttttttcttttgctataaaggaccaagcaaaaaggtggttggataacTAGCCTAAAGCTAGCTTGAAAACTTGGAAACAGTTAgtagacaagtttttaaatcaatacttcTCTCCAGGAAAGATGACTCAGCTAAGGTTGGAAATCCaaagcttcaaacaaggagataatgaatctctttatgacgcTTGGGAGAGATATATAAGGATGCTAAGAAAaccactgaaatattttcaaaatgggtacagttagacatcttctactatggactttcagacatggctagaatgtctttgcaccactctgctggtggttccataCACATGATAAAGACCATTCAAGAAGCCcaagagcttattgagacagttgccattaatcagcatctgtactcatctgCTAAGACTTCTATGAAAGGAGAGGTTAAAGCAGTAGCTGCTAAATCTAACCCTCCAAAACAAGATGGTCCATTGACTCAGCAACTGCACACCCTTGCCCAATAATTACTGAAACTGCAAGAGGCTTTGCGAGAAACTTAGGTTTCTAATAAAAATGTAGAAGCCCAgttgagtcaaacaaggcagcagttatctaagcagataacagatgaatgccaggccattcaattgaggagtggaaaaacCTTAAGCACTCAACCTCAGCACAATAAGAACAAAAAGCCCATAGAGGATAACCAGGTCTCTGCAAAAGATGACTCTTGGAGTTTAAACACCCATAGAGGTATCCATCTTAGCATTGAATGCCAGGAAAAGGCAAAGATTGGGCATTCAAATGCCCAGGAATGTATCTctcttggcgttgaatgccaggaaagggcagagattgggcgttcaaatgcccaagGGGGCAACagtatgggcgttgaacgccccagCAAGGGAGGTCAGCCACTCactgataacaaccctcctaagTAAGCTAGTAACCCCTATTCTAACACACATGGCATTCGGCCTCCATCAACCAAGGTTGATGATTATAAGGCTAAGATTTcatttcctcagaaactctgtcaaGAGAAAAGGGATAAACAGTTTGCCCACATTGCGGAGtatctcagaacattagagatAAAGATCCTTTTTAcagaggctcttgaacaaataccttcttatgtaaagttcatgaaggacattctaagtcataagaaggattggagagagacacaAATAGTCCTCCTCACTGAAGAGTGCATTGCAATCATTCAAAACAGCTTACCAAAAAAGCTTAAAGAtactggaagctttatgatatcaTGTACTCTGGGTGATGCTTGTACAAGGACAGCTCTATGTGGCCTTGGGACAACCATCAACCTAATACATGCTTCTTTAATAAAGAAGCTCTGTTTGcttgatgaagtcaaaccaacccgtatatgccttcaacttgctgatgatTCTATTAAGATAACATCAGGAGTGatcgaagacatgattgtcagggtggGACCCTTtgccttccccactgactttgtggtgttggacatgGAAGGGCACAAGAGTCCATCCCTTATTCTAGGGAGACCCTTCCTAGTTATAGGACGGACCCTCATTGCTATTGAAAAAGGGAAAGTAatcttgagagtcaatgagaaaATTTTCGTACTGAATGTTGTtaaggctatgcagcatccagacattcctgaggaatgcatgagcattgacctcattaattccctggtggaagaggtcaatatggccgAAAGCCTCAAGGAAGGGCTAGATGATATCCTTGATTATACTCAACCTGATTTAGAGGAACCTCTAGAAACCTCTGAGGAAAAGGAGAAGCCTCCAAAGCTTGAGCTTAAGCCATTACCTtcctccctgaaatatgcatttctgagaGAGGGAGATACATATCCTGTGATTATAAGCTCCGCATTAGAgccacaagaagaagaagcactaattcaagtgcttaaAACGCATAGAACCAcccttgggtggactataagtgaccttaaggacATCAGCCCAGaccgatgcatgcataaaatcttactggaggataatgccaaaccagtggcgcaaccacaaaggcgattaaatccaaccatgaagaaAGTGGTGCAGAAGAAAGTCACTAAGTTCTATGAGGCTGAgatcatttatcccatttctgatagctcttgggtgagccatgtccaagttgttcctaagaagggaggaatgacagtggttcataatgaaaagaatgaactaatccctaaaaggacagttacagggtggcgtatgtgtattgactacaaaagactcaatgacgccaccagaaaagatcactttcctttacccttcattgaccaaatgctagaaagactagcaggtcatgctttttattgttttctagatggatattccggatacaatcaaatagcagtggatccacaggatcaagagaagacagcattcacatgtccatttggcgTTTTCGCCTATAgacgaatgccatttggcctgtgcaatgcgccTGCCAGCTTTCACAGAtgtatgttatccatcttctctaatatggtagaaaagttccttgaagtattcatggatgacttctctgttttcagagactcatttgactcctgtcttgatcatctaacccgagttctgaaaagatgccaagagacaaacctaattctaaactgggagaaatgtcatttcttggtgactgaaggcattgttcttgggcatcggatctcaaataaggggatagaagtggatcaagctaaggtgaaAGTGATTGAAAAATTGCGTCCTCCTACTAATGTCAAGGTAATCAGAAGcttcctaggacatgcaggattttacaggcggttcataaaagatttttcaaaaatcacaaaatctctatGTAATCTCTTGGCCACTGATGTTCCATTCGTCTTTGACCCAGAATGCCTGCATGtctttgaaactctaaaggccAAGCTTGTCACTActcctatcatctctgcacccaacGGGGACTTACCATATGAGcgaatgtgtgatgccagtgatcatgcaatTGGCACAGTCCTAGGGCATaaacatgacaagcttctgcatgtcatttattatgctagtcgtgtacTAAATGATGCGTAGAAAAACAACACTATTACAGAAAATGAGCTACTTACAATGGTTTataccattgacaagttcagatcatacctaGTAGAatctaaggtcattatttatactgaccatgctgctctaaagtatctactcccaaaagacctcatagcacgcggatctcatcaaagctcagcctaaacacttaccaagtgggcccctgaagtgaattttagcattaaaagactattttacccttactagtcattagttagtatttaagggattttatttatgttatttgaaCACTTTTTACACATCTCATTCAGCATACACATTTTTGCCATTGTATTTTacattagtatgagtttctaaacctcctaggttgaggggaggagccctgctgagccctataaattaataaaaatattactgtTTCTTTTTCGATCTGTgtgtgattaattctaagatgtatattcgtacttcaACGTGGtggataggatgatcagtgacaatcagctctgttcatcacattaagatgaacgtccctgataaacacccgcgtctatttgggttcgtgtgaatacttcagtCGAAAACACGCACTGCCAGCTTGAatcatacatctctcagacggctaatccacgacttcgttggggacttctcgagacaccagttcagccgatttcggggatattagggtctctgtggtagaggctagaaccatatgatgcagcattctctaatccggaagatcaaaccttgtctgtggcattttgagtaggatcattaaggagaatggactgtatgcgcttcaccctcaagcagagatggatccacactaaccatGGGGTTCCAATCCGGAGGAGTATTGATGACCTCTCAATAAAGGAGCCAATCATTTACAACCTGCCATtgaagagatcactcacaagcaaagaagacagtaataccaaagTTAACTCAGAAAGGCTAAGCAACCCCAATCCTCAATTATAATTCTTTTACTGATTTCTTTGATAAAATACCTTatacccttctctcaaattcctACTACTGATTCCACTTATTTTACAGAGTatctttattagttatatgtcttcgtAGTTTCATGATCTCACAACCAACAatcttctgatctgcctgactaagacctacaagataaccatagcttgcttcaaaccataattctcgtgggatcgaccctgacttgctcaggtattacttggacgacccagtgcacttgctagtacaACAGTAcaaaggtgtggggattcgtgctaccagTGATAACATACTGCAGCCATCCACTTGAGACTTTGTGAGTTTTAAGGTGAACGAGTACCTATGTTGGCATCAGGGTGGTTTGGTGAGAGTCCTCTACCCAAAACTCTGAATGTTCAATACCTTGGGGTTGATTTTTTTAGTCTTTATAACTTAATACTTAGCGACCTTTATTGCATAAATTCGGTGTAATTGTCTCTACAATTCATCTCTGTGTTAAGTTTCATGTGCAGGACAACCTTGTTGCAATAATTCACAGTGACCACCGTGAAGCTCGACATTGTTATAACATCAGTCTCAAAAATGCTTATATCTAACCGAGCTATAGGTGCACAAATAAATACAACTCACTCGAGCTTCCATCATTAGTCGAGTTAGATCCGCGCGCCGAGTTTCAAGACCAACCTACCCCAAATGAAGCATCACAAAAGGTTCCTTTAACTAATGATCCAAATAAGTTCACTTTTGTAGGTTCAACCATGCATGGTGATGAAAAGGAGACGCTCATCCGATTTCTCTAACAAAATATTGATATATTTGCTTGGACACCCACAGACATGCTAGGCATCGATCTCTCTGTAATATTTCTTAAGCAGGCGATAAACTCGTCAATCCGACTTATAGCACAAAAAAAGCGCAACCTcggaatgaaaaagaaataagcGTCCTTGGAAGAGACCAAAAACCTCATTGATGCCAACTTCATCTGAGAACTCAGATTCACAATATGGTTAGCTAATGTTGTCATGGTAAAGAAACCTAATGGTAAATGGCGTATGTGCATCGACTTC from Arachis hypogaea cultivar Tifrunner chromosome 10, arahy.Tifrunner.gnm2.J5K5, whole genome shotgun sequence includes:
- the LOC112717889 gene encoding uncharacterized protein, which codes for MEVEELYQAKKSEKNQNNKDDNKVRDNKKPFRLTPRYKSYTHFNTKREEIIKEILNLKLIKPPRKAATYQDTNNMDKTKYYAFHKKHRHTTDECVVAKDLLERLAQQRHLDKYIGDQSSQDKDIAYTAQPNQPRGVINCIFGGFAGGGASSSTCKFTYRAMIAVESTINSHQTLPIFPEMTFQRSDFNSTELNSDDPIVISIQLGDLIVRKVLLDPGTSANVLFHSTFKKIKLSD